A genomic window from Polaribacter gangjinensis includes:
- a CDS encoding sodium:solute symporter family protein, translated as MNVQTWTWIIVGITFALYFGIAIWARAGSTKEFYVAGGGVSPLANGMATAADWMSAASFISMAGIISFAGYDGSVYLMGWTGGYVLLALLLAPYLRKFGKFTVPDFIGDRYYSNGARTVAVICALIVSFTYVAGQMRGVGIVFSQFLQIDIVYGVIIGMVIVLVFAFLGGMKGITYTQVAQYCVLIFAFMVPAIFISFQMTGNIIPQIGMGGTVEDGTYLLDKLDSLHTQLGFKEYTSGTKSTWDVFAITLALMVGTAGLPHVIVRFFTVPKVKDARKSAGLALLFIAILYTTAPAVSVFSRTNLIETVSEKEYVAIPQWFKNWENTGLIAWIDKNNDGKIQYVSGNALDGKKPIYKETRGDSGERLIANSSAENNELYVDNDIMVLANPEIAGLPDWVIALVAAGGLAAALSTAAGLLLVISTSISHDLIKKQLKPDISDKAELMWARISIFVAIVVAGLFGIYPPGFVAAVVALAFGLAAASFFPAIILGIFDKRMNKEGAISGMIVGITLMLFYMIRFKTGLIGVMEPLPSSEWWFGTSPEGFGTIAMLCNVVVSFVVSRFTKAPPKEVVEIVENIRIPSGAGEATSH; from the coding sequence ATGAATGTTCAAACTTGGACTTGGATTATCGTCGGAATCACGTTTGCCCTATATTTTGGGATAGCTATTTGGGCAAGAGCTGGCTCTACAAAAGAATTTTACGTGGCAGGTGGAGGCGTTTCTCCGTTAGCAAACGGAATGGCAACTGCTGCTGATTGGATGAGTGCAGCTTCTTTTATTTCAATGGCAGGAATCATCTCTTTTGCTGGCTATGATGGCTCAGTTTATTTGATGGGTTGGACTGGTGGTTATGTTTTATTGGCTTTACTTTTAGCTCCTTACCTCAGAAAATTCGGAAAATTTACAGTACCTGATTTTATTGGTGACCGTTATTATTCAAATGGAGCTAGAACAGTTGCTGTAATTTGTGCATTGATTGTTTCTTTCACTTATGTTGCAGGACAAATGCGTGGAGTTGGAATTGTGTTCTCTCAATTTTTACAAATTGATATTGTTTATGGAGTAATAATTGGGATGGTAATTGTACTTGTTTTTGCATTTTTAGGTGGAATGAAAGGAATTACCTACACACAAGTTGCGCAATATTGCGTATTGATTTTTGCTTTTATGGTGCCTGCAATATTCATTTCTTTTCAAATGACAGGCAACATTATTCCTCAAATTGGAATGGGAGGCACTGTTGAAGACGGAACTTATTTGTTGGATAAATTGGATTCACTTCATACACAATTGGGCTTTAAAGAATATACATCAGGAACAAAATCCACTTGGGATGTTTTCGCGATAACACTAGCTTTAATGGTTGGTACAGCAGGATTGCCTCACGTAATTGTTCGTTTTTTTACAGTTCCAAAAGTAAAAGATGCCCGAAAATCTGCTGGTTTAGCATTATTATTCATCGCTATTTTATATACTACAGCTCCTGCAGTTTCAGTATTTTCTAGAACAAATTTAATTGAAACGGTCAGCGAAAAAGAGTATGTAGCTATTCCTCAATGGTTTAAAAATTGGGAAAATACAGGTTTAATTGCTTGGATTGATAAAAATAACGATGGAAAAATTCAATATGTAAGTGGCAATGCTCTTGACGGAAAAAAACCAATTTATAAAGAAACTAGAGGCGATTCAGGTGAACGTTTAATTGCTAATTCAAGTGCTGAAAATAATGAATTATATGTTGATAATGATATCATGGTTTTAGCAAATCCTGAAATTGCTGGTCTTCCTGATTGGGTAATTGCTTTGGTTGCTGCTGGTGGTTTGGCAGCAGCTCTTTCTACAGCAGCAGGTCTTTTGTTAGTGATCTCAACGTCTATTTCTCACGATTTAATTAAAAAACAATTAAAACCAGATATTTCTGATAAAGCAGAATTGATGTGGGCAAGAATATCCATTTTTGTTGCTATTGTGGTTGCAGGTTTATTCGGAATTTATCCTCCTGGATTTGTAGCAGCTGTTGTTGCACTCGCTTTTGGATTGGCAGCAGCTTCTTTTTTTCCTGCTATTATTCTTGGGATTTTTGACAAAAGAATGAATAAAGAAGGTGCTATTTCAGGAATGATTGTCGGAATTACATTAATGCTGTTTTACATGATTCGTTTCAAAACAGGTTTGATTGGGGTTATGGAACCTTTACCAAGCAGTGAATGGTGGTTTGGAACATCACCTGAAGGTTTTGGTACCATTGCCATGTTGTGCAATGTAGTTGTTTCTTTTGTAGTATCAAGATTTACAAAAGCACCACCAAAAGAAGTCGTTGAAATTGTTGAAAATATCAGAATTCCTTCAGGAGCTGGAGAAGCAACTTCTCATTAA
- a CDS encoding sulfite exporter TauE/SafE family protein, with the protein MYSNIVFDFRMNMLDIFINNWHLVLLFFTVALLYASVGFGGGSSYLAILALSSIAFTEMRAIALFCNIVVVSGNVVLFYQEKIIDFKKILPLVIFSVPMAYLGGYLKITEQLFFILLGFTLLFAAITMWISKKIYTENNFLEKTNFVKNIGLGGFIGFISGMVGIGGGIFLSPILHLTNWDTPKKIAATSSIFILVNSLAGLGGQLSNPNFKVSWHLTSILLIAVFIGGQIGNRLSSKFLSPILLKKATAILIAFVSIRILLKYVI; encoded by the coding sequence TTGTATAGTAATATTGTTTTTGATTTTAGAATGAATATGTTAGACATTTTTATCAACAATTGGCATTTGGTGTTATTATTTTTTACAGTTGCATTACTTTATGCCTCAGTTGGTTTTGGTGGTGGATCAAGTTATTTAGCCATTTTAGCATTATCATCCATTGCTTTCACAGAAATGAGAGCAATAGCTTTATTCTGTAATATTGTTGTAGTTAGTGGAAATGTTGTTTTATTTTATCAAGAAAAAATAATTGATTTTAAAAAGATATTACCTCTTGTTATATTTAGTGTTCCAATGGCTTATTTAGGAGGATATTTAAAAATAACAGAACAACTATTTTTTATTCTTTTAGGATTCACACTTTTATTTGCGGCTATAACCATGTGGATTTCAAAAAAAATTTACACTGAAAATAATTTTTTAGAGAAAACTAATTTTGTAAAGAATATTGGTTTGGGTGGATTTATAGGTTTTATTTCAGGAATGGTTGGAATTGGTGGTGGAATTTTTCTATCACCTATTTTGCATTTAACAAACTGGGATACTCCAAAAAAAATCGCAGCAACATCCAGTATTTTTATTTTAGTTAACTCATTAGCTGGTTTGGGTGGTCAACTTTCTAATCCAAATTTTAAGGTAAGTTGGCATTTGACATCAATTCTTTTAATAGCAGTTTTTATTGGTGGTCAAATCGGAAATAGGCTTAGCTCAAAATTCTTATCTCCTATTTTATTAAAAAAAGCTACAGCAATTTTAATTGCATTTGTAAGTATCCGTATTTTGTTAAAATATGTAATTTAA
- a CDS encoding fasciclin domain-containing protein — protein sequence MFIKKIIPFVLVTVISFSTIANTTNPDEDKKETTKNATVQETIVGVAVGNENFSTLVAAVKAAGLVDVLNSDGPFTVFAPTNAAFAKLPEGTITTLLKSENKELLTAILTYHVVAGKFVAKDVLKAIKDNKGKIEIKTVQGNTLTASLKGGKVILTDAKGNVSTVVMTDVAASNGVIHAIDTVVMPK from the coding sequence ATGTTTATTAAAAAAATTATTCCATTCGTATTAGTAACAGTTATTTCATTTTCTACAATAGCAAATACAACAAATCCTGACGAGGATAAAAAAGAAACTACTAAAAATGCAACTGTTCAAGAAACTATTGTTGGTGTTGCAGTAGGAAATGAAAATTTTTCAACTTTGGTAGCCGCAGTTAAAGCTGCAGGATTAGTTGATGTATTAAATAGTGATGGACCTTTTACAGTATTTGCGCCAACAAATGCAGCATTTGCTAAGTTACCTGAAGGAACAATTACCACATTATTAAAGTCAGAAAATAAAGAATTATTAACTGCAATTTTAACATATCACGTTGTTGCTGGTAAATTCGTTGCAAAAGATGTATTGAAAGCTATCAAAGACAATAAAGGTAAGATTGAAATTAAAACTGTTCAAGGAAATACATTAACTGCATCATTAAAAGGAGGAAAAGTAATATTGACAGATGCTAAAGGAAATGTTTCAACAGTTGTTATGACAGATGTAGCTGCATCAAATGGTGTTATTCATGCAATTGATACAGTAGTAATGCCAAAATAA
- a CDS encoding PhoH family protein, producing MNERIIELTEISPKDFFGTQNSTIEQLKKYFPKIKIVARGSKLKIYGEPEILDEFEIRLDRLIKYFNRYNKLDENSIERILTSNGEDEKSIASQNSKDVLLHGVSGKLIKPQTENQRKMVSLMHENDMLFAVGPAGTGKTYTAVALAVKALKEKQVRRIILTRPAVEAGENLGFLPGDLKEKLDPYMQPLYDALRDMIPHEKLEAYIENGVIQIAPLAFMRGRTLDNAFVILDEAQNTTHNQMKMFLTRMGMHAKFIITGDPGQIDLPRKQVSGLKEALLALKDIEGIAHVYLDDKDVVRHRLVKKIIHAYKSIETE from the coding sequence TTGAACGAGAGAATCATAGAGTTAACGGAAATAAGTCCAAAAGATTTTTTTGGCACACAAAACAGTACTATCGAACAACTAAAAAAGTACTTTCCTAAGATTAAAATTGTTGCAAGAGGATCTAAATTAAAAATTTATGGAGAACCAGAAATTTTAGATGAATTTGAAATTCGATTAGACCGTTTGATAAAATATTTTAATCGCTATAATAAGTTAGATGAAAACAGTATTGAGCGAATTTTAACATCTAATGGAGAGGATGAAAAATCAATTGCTTCACAAAATTCAAAAGATGTTTTATTACACGGTGTAAGTGGAAAATTAATAAAACCACAAACTGAAAACCAACGTAAAATGGTGTCACTGATGCATGAAAACGATATGCTTTTTGCTGTTGGTCCTGCAGGAACAGGAAAAACTTATACAGCAGTTGCATTAGCTGTGAAAGCTTTAAAAGAAAAGCAAGTTAGGCGCATTATTTTAACAAGACCCGCAGTTGAAGCAGGAGAAAATTTAGGATTTTTACCTGGAGATTTAAAAGAAAAATTAGATCCTTATATGCAACCTTTATACGATGCATTGCGCGATATGATTCCGCATGAAAAATTAGAAGCTTACATTGAAAATGGAGTTATTCAAATTGCGCCTTTGGCTTTTATGAGAGGGAGAACTTTAGACAATGCCTTTGTAATTTTAGATGAAGCTCAAAACACTACTCACAATCAAATGAAAATGTTTTTGACACGAATGGGAATGCATGCAAAATTCATTATTACAGGAGATCCTGGTCAAATTGATTTGCCAAGAAAACAGGTTTCAGGATTGAAAGAAGCCTTATTGGCATTGAAAGATATTGAGGGAATTGCACATGTTTATTTAGATGATAAAGATGTGGTAAGACATCGTTTAGTGAAAAAAATAATTCACGCATACAAAAGCATTGAAACAGAATAG
- a CDS encoding IS1/IS1595 family N-terminal zinc-binding domain-containing protein, whose protein sequence is MKLNTCPNCLSEEYIKSGVINERQRFKCKKCNYYFTVNKLGKKIDDYFVNKALQLYLEGLSYREIERILGISHVSILNWVKRYGIKRPLNKNYHPTYKILNALELSSYFQKAENLKGAGVVVTELGDKFMLIKWERFKE, encoded by the coding sequence ATGAAATTAAATACCTGTCCAAATTGCTTATCTGAAGAGTATATTAAAAGTGGTGTTATTAATGAGCGTCAAAGATTTAAGTGTAAAAAATGCAATTATTATTTTACTGTAAATAAATTAGGTAAAAAGATTGATGACTATTTTGTTAATAAAGCACTCCAATTATATCTGGAAGGATTGAGTTATAGGGAGATTGAACGAATTTTAGGAATATCGCACGTAAGTATTTTAAACTGGGTAAAAAGATATGGAATCAAAAGACCTTTAAATAAAAATTATCATCCAACGTATAAAATTTTAAATGCTTTAGAATTATCAAGTTACTTTCAAAAAGCAGAAAATTTAAAAGGAGCAGGAGTTGTGGTTACTGAACTAGGAGATAAATTTATGCTAATAAAATGGGAGCGTTTTAAAGAATAA
- a CDS encoding phosphoribosylaminoimidazolesuccinocarboxamide synthase, whose product MNTINETNFQFPNLKSVYKGKVREVYNINDELLVMIATDRLSAFDVILPKQIPFKGQILNQIATKMMDETVDIVPNWLIATPDENVAIGHLCKPFKVEMVIRGYLSGHAAREYKLGKRVLCGVEMPEGLKENDKFPIPMITPSTKADNGDHDEDISREDILTKGIVSEEDYLVLEDYTRKLFQRGTEIAAKRGLILVDTKYEFGKTNDGKIVLIDEIHTPDSSRYFYADGYQERQNNNEAQKQLSKEFVRQWLIENGFQGKEGQQIPEMNDEKITEISNRYIELFEQITGEKFVKATTDDVLARIEKNVMDFLSK is encoded by the coding sequence ATGAACACAATTAACGAAACAAACTTCCAATTCCCAAACTTAAAATCAGTTTACAAAGGAAAAGTAAGAGAAGTATATAATATCAATGATGAACTTTTGGTAATGATAGCAACTGATAGATTGTCTGCTTTTGATGTGATTTTACCAAAACAAATTCCATTTAAAGGGCAGATATTGAATCAAATAGCTACTAAAATGATGGACGAAACTGTTGATATTGTTCCAAATTGGTTGATAGCAACTCCTGATGAAAATGTAGCAATTGGTCATTTATGTAAACCTTTTAAAGTTGAAATGGTGATTCGTGGATATTTATCAGGTCATGCAGCTCGTGAATACAAACTTGGAAAAAGAGTGTTGTGTGGTGTGGAAATGCCAGAAGGATTAAAAGAAAATGACAAATTTCCTATTCCAATGATTACGCCTTCTACAAAAGCAGATAATGGTGATCATGATGAAGATATCTCAAGAGAAGATATTTTAACAAAAGGAATTGTATCAGAAGAGGATTATTTGGTATTAGAAGATTATACTCGAAAATTATTTCAAAGAGGTACTGAAATTGCGGCTAAAAGAGGGTTGATTTTGGTCGATACAAAATATGAATTTGGGAAAACAAATGATGGAAAAATTGTTCTGATAGATGAAATTCACACACCAGATTCTTCTCGCTATTTTTATGCAGATGGCTATCAAGAAAGACAAAATAACAATGAAGCACAAAAACAATTATCCAAAGAATTTGTGCGTCAATGGTTGATAGAAAATGGTTTTCAAGGAAAAGAAGGGCAACAAATTCCTGAAATGAATGATGAAAAAATCACTGAAATATCCAACAGATATATTGAATTGTTTGAACAAATCACAGGTGAAAAATTCGTCAAAGCAACTACTGATGATGTGTTAGCAAGAATTGAAAAAAATGTGATGGATTTTCTATCTAAATGA
- a CDS encoding SAM hydrolase/SAM-dependent halogenase family protein → MSFITLTTDFGTKDHFVGAVKGAILSQLPDAKIVDISHEISPFNIAETAYILKNSYKSFPKGTIHIVGVDSELSDDNKHIALEIDNHFFVCPDNGSISMIVSEIQPTKMVEINIHDRIETSFPVLDVFVNVACFIARGGNLTVIGKEIKEIKINTEIKPKINELQNQIIGGVLYVDNFGNLITNISRKMFQEIGKNRKFTVSASKHKFTKIFNKYNEITGEYGTNSTIFDGEKLALFNSADYLELAIFRSNLKSLGGASTLLGLKYRDRVTIDFHSENEPEFSPLQ, encoded by the coding sequence ATGTCTTTTATTACATTAACTACTGATTTTGGGACAAAAGACCACTTTGTTGGTGCAGTAAAAGGGGCTATTTTATCGCAACTTCCAGATGCTAAAATCGTGGATATTTCGCACGAAATTTCACCTTTTAACATTGCAGAAACTGCTTACATTTTAAAAAATTCTTACAAAAGTTTTCCGAAAGGCACTATTCATATTGTGGGTGTAGACTCTGAGTTAAGTGATGACAACAAACACATTGCATTAGAAATTGATAATCATTTTTTTGTGTGTCCTGATAATGGTTCAATATCAATGATTGTCTCTGAAATTCAGCCTACAAAAATGGTGGAAATCAATATTCACGATCGAATTGAAACTAGTTTTCCTGTGTTGGACGTTTTTGTGAATGTAGCTTGTTTTATTGCTAGAGGAGGAAATTTAACCGTTATTGGTAAAGAAATTAAAGAGATTAAAATAAATACCGAAATCAAACCAAAAATAAATGAACTTCAAAATCAAATTATTGGAGGGGTTTTGTATGTTGATAATTTTGGAAATTTAATTACCAATATTAGCAGAAAAATGTTTCAGGAAATTGGTAAAAATAGAAAATTTACTGTGAGCGCGTCAAAACATAAATTCACTAAAATATTCAATAAATACAATGAAATTACTGGAGAATATGGCACAAATTCAACCATTTTTGATGGTGAAAAATTAGCGCTATTCAACTCAGCAGACTATCTTGAATTGGCTATTTTTAGAAGTAATTTAAAGTCGTTAGGTGGCGCATCAACTTTATTAGGTTTGAAATATAGAGATAGAGTAACCATTGATTTCCATTCAGAAAATGAACCTGAATTTTCACCTTTACAATAA
- the gldF gene encoding gliding motility-associated ABC transporter permease subunit GldF — protein sequence MKAILIKEINSFFTSPIAYLVIGFFLLINGLFLWFFDDDFNILNAGFADVTPFFYLTPWVLLFLIPAITMKSFADENNNRTIELLKTKPISDWQIVLGKFWASLLLAVIAIIPTTTYVYTVYELGNPVGNIDFGSTIGSYLGILFLASTYTSVGLFTSTLSKNQIVAFILGVFITFLLFYGFDAVSNSFGNDALLIQKLGINEHFKSISRGVIDTRDLIYFVSVTSFFLFITKIRLEND from the coding sequence ATGAAAGCTATTCTGATTAAAGAAATCAATTCCTTTTTCACATCGCCCATTGCCTATTTAGTCATCGGATTTTTCTTGTTGATTAATGGTTTATTTTTATGGTTTTTTGATGATGATTTCAACATCTTAAATGCTGGTTTTGCTGATGTTACTCCGTTTTTTTACCTCACACCTTGGGTATTGTTATTTCTAATTCCTGCAATAACCATGAAAAGTTTTGCTGATGAAAATAACAACAGAACCATAGAACTTTTAAAAACTAAACCAATTTCTGATTGGCAAATTGTTTTGGGTAAATTTTGGGCATCATTACTTTTAGCTGTTATTGCAATTATTCCAACAACAACATACGTTTACACTGTTTATGAACTAGGAAATCCTGTTGGAAATATCGATTTTGGAAGTACAATTGGTTCTTATTTAGGAATCCTTTTTTTAGCTTCAACATATACTTCTGTTGGATTATTTACATCCACATTATCTAAAAATCAAATTGTGGCTTTTATTTTGGGAGTTTTCATCACATTTTTACTTTTTTATGGTTTTGATGCCGTTTCAAATTCGTTTGGAAATGATGCTTTACTAATTCAAAAATTAGGAATCAATGAGCATTTTAAAAGTATTTCAAGAGGAGTTATAGATACAAGAGATTTGATTTATTTTGTAAGTGTTACAAGCTTCTTTTTATTCATCACTAAAATCCGATTAGAAAATGACTAA
- a CDS encoding T9SS type B sorting domain-containing protein translates to MKHFFQLLFFLVSFLGFSQCPPPGEIVLSSQEEVDQFVADYSGTCDGISGDLILLSKLTGVNTDNPAASEITDISGLDFLKSINGSLTITINASEIIGFNLLTSVRGDIEITSSSSIQKINGFNNLTFARRIVIANNTQLKIIEGFQKIESLESSIEIGNNDLLEEIQAFNNISSIKGELNISNNEALQKIPSFSKLIEIFSDLNLTSNPKLFSIDGFNELRVIGNDLNIEFIKEIHGFDNLRFVNRYLDFRNGIEKIPSFNNLEKVGAGFRIQNTSLQSINGFNSLLKTGDDFFLEDWFIISENPILNEVRGFGRFIFVEGMLEVKNNPQLNDCSWLCNILNNGKITGNLIIQNNLGSCLNASKAIENCNKDFDNDGIANVIDLDDDNDGILDIDEGNGLIDTDNDGFPDSMDLDADNDNCFDVIEAGFEDDNGDGILGNLPTNVYFNGKVILVSSGYTTPLDANSNGTFDFQEESTLNPGKNGIIEICLNSPQTDLIDGLNGNPEPGGFWTPALQSGTGIFNPFVDKAGIYTYTHTNKTLNCGERTAQVLVEIPSTLNAGLDTEITLCEEKRLINLFDLLNGNPSQGGSWSPELASKTNIFDPTIDKAGVYTYTINDEFCGRISSKITLKKSSKPNAGIGTKIEICEFSPSINLFDFLTGNPDINGTWSSNLPNGIFNPSINLSGNYTYTVDNGSCGIDTATIEVVVLKDNPLTNVTVNVNDFSATNNQIQVFVFSTRKYEYSLDGVQYQLDNVFNNVVGGEQTVYVRGVDGCEFYSEKVFVKTYPTFFTPNNDGENDFWRLKDFPFDNYKILIYNRFGNVIKEISSNSGFWDGNFNGNPAPSSNYWFKVVTDSGQIFTGNFSLLRK, encoded by the coding sequence ATGAAACATTTTTTTCAATTACTATTTTTTCTTGTAAGTTTTTTGGGTTTCTCCCAATGTCCACCTCCAGGTGAAATTGTGCTTTCTTCTCAAGAAGAAGTTGATCAATTTGTTGCTGATTACAGTGGAACTTGTGATGGAATTTCGGGTGATTTAATACTTTTATCAAAACTTACTGGTGTCAATACAGATAATCCTGCAGCTTCTGAAATTACAGACATTTCAGGGTTGGACTTTCTGAAATCTATCAATGGATCATTAACAATTACTATTAATGCATCTGAAATTATTGGATTTAATTTGTTGACTAGTGTTAGAGGAGATATTGAAATAACTAGCTCATCTTCAATTCAAAAGATCAATGGTTTTAACAATTTGACTTTTGCAAGAAGAATTGTAATTGCTAACAATACACAACTTAAAATTATAGAAGGTTTTCAAAAAATCGAATCTTTAGAGAGTAGTATTGAAATCGGTAATAATGATTTACTAGAAGAAATTCAGGCATTCAATAATATTTCATCAATAAAAGGCGAGTTAAACATTAGTAATAATGAAGCACTACAGAAAATCCCATCATTTTCTAAGCTGATAGAAATTTTTAGTGATTTGAATTTAACTTCAAATCCAAAATTATTTTCTATTGATGGGTTCAATGAATTACGGGTTATCGGCAATGACTTGAATATTGAATTTATAAAAGAGATTCATGGATTTGATAATCTTAGGTTTGTGAATCGTTATTTAGATTTCAGAAATGGTATTGAAAAAATCCCAAGTTTTAATAATCTTGAGAAAGTTGGTGCTGGTTTTAGAATTCAAAATACAAGTTTACAGAGCATTAATGGTTTCAATAGTTTGTTAAAAACTGGTGATGATTTTTTTTTAGAAGATTGGTTTATCATCTCAGAAAATCCAATTTTAAACGAAGTTCGTGGTTTTGGCAGATTCATTTTTGTTGAGGGGATGTTAGAGGTTAAAAATAATCCTCAATTAAATGATTGTTCATGGCTTTGTAATATCTTAAATAACGGAAAAATTACTGGGAATTTAATAATACAAAATAATTTAGGAAGTTGCCTAAATGCTTCAAAAGCAATAGAAAATTGTAATAAAGATTTTGACAATGATGGCATTGCAAATGTCATTGATTTAGATGATGATAATGACGGAATTTTAGATATTGACGAAGGAAATGGTTTGATTGATACTGATAATGATGGTTTTCCTGATTCAATGGATTTAGATGCTGATAATGATAACTGTTTTGATGTTATAGAAGCTGGTTTCGAGGATGATAATGGTGATGGAATTTTAGGAAATTTACCTACAAATGTTTATTTTAACGGAAAAGTTATTTTAGTTTCTTCAGGATATACAACTCCTTTGGATGCAAATTCAAATGGAACTTTTGATTTTCAAGAAGAAAGTACCTTGAATCCTGGAAAAAACGGAATAATTGAAATTTGTTTAAATTCTCCACAAACTGATTTGATTGATGGTTTAAATGGAAATCCTGAACCAGGTGGATTTTGGACACCAGCTTTACAAAGTGGTACTGGGATTTTTAATCCGTTTGTTGACAAAGCAGGAATTTACACATACACACATACAAACAAAACACTGAATTGTGGTGAAAGAACTGCACAAGTGTTAGTTGAAATTCCCTCCACGTTAAATGCGGGTTTAGATACAGAAATTACTCTTTGTGAAGAAAAAAGATTGATCAACTTATTTGATTTATTAAATGGAAATCCCTCTCAAGGAGGTTCTTGGTCTCCTGAGTTGGCAAGCAAAACAAATATTTTTGATCCCACAATTGATAAAGCTGGAGTGTATACTTATACAATTAATGATGAATTTTGTGGACGAATTTCATCAAAAATCACTCTTAAAAAAAGCTCAAAACCCAATGCAGGAATTGGAACAAAAATTGAAATTTGTGAATTTTCTCCAAGTATCAATTTGTTTGATTTTCTTACAGGAAATCCAGATATAAACGGAACTTGGTCGTCAAATTTACCAAACGGAATTTTTAATCCTTCAATAAATTTATCAGGTAATTATACGTATACGGTTGATAATGGTAGTTGCGGAATTGATACTGCTACAATTGAAGTTGTTGTTTTAAAAGACAATCCTTTAACAAACGTTACTGTAAATGTCAATGACTTTTCAGCAACAAATAACCAAATTCAAGTGTTTGTTTTCAGTACAAGAAAATATGAATATTCTTTGGATGGTGTTCAATATCAATTAGATAATGTGTTTAATAATGTTGTTGGTGGTGAGCAAACAGTTTATGTAAGAGGTGTTGATGGATGTGAATTTTATTCCGAAAAAGTTTTTGTAAAAACATATCCTACATTTTTTACTCCAAATAACGATGGAGAAAATGATTTTTGGCGTTTGAAAGATTTCCCTTTTGATAACTATAAAATTCTAATTTACAATCGTTTTGGAAATGTTATCAAAGAAATCTCAAGCAATTCAGGTTTTTGGGATGGTAATTTTAATGGAAATCCCGCACCATCATCAAATTATTGGTTTAAAGTTGTAACAGATTCAGGACAAATATTTACAGGTAATTTTTCACTACTAAGAAAATGA
- a CDS encoding putative quinol monooxygenase, translating to MLVRIVKMSFHSKFIPEFLEMFDEKKSLVKKSAGCLLLELYQDKSNPEIFFTYSHWENESDLENYRNSELFIETWAQTKTYFNDKPQAWSVNKL from the coding sequence ATGCTGGTAAGAATCGTAAAAATGAGTTTCCATTCAAAATTTATTCCTGAATTTTTGGAAATGTTTGATGAAAAAAAATCGCTGGTAAAAAAATCTGCAGGATGTTTGTTATTAGAATTATATCAAGACAAATCAAATCCTGAAATCTTTTTCACTTATTCTCATTGGGAAAATGAAAGTGATTTGGAAAATTATCGAAATTCTGAATTATTTATTGAAACTTGGGCACAAACCAAAACGTATTTTAATGATAAACCACAAGCTTGGAGTGTTAATAAATTATGA
- a CDS encoding glyoxalase produces the protein MPKERPIIKNIISDTTLTFEIFQNATLRPVIKMQHDLILALFQSYVQKKKIDIITLENHKAKDKIKSIFEKDINFKHLIFGIIIGHFSSEEFEIYNSNTSEFHKRIIQITVQRIQDTFLK, from the coding sequence ATGCCTAAAGAAAGACCCATTATAAAAAATATTATTTCAGATACTACGTTGACTTTTGAAATATTTCAAAATGCTACTTTACGTCCAGTCATTAAAATGCAGCATGATTTGATTTTAGCATTGTTTCAAAGCTATGTTCAAAAGAAGAAAATTGATATAATAACCCTTGAAAATCATAAGGCAAAAGATAAAATTAAATCAATATTTGAGAAAGATATCAATTTCAAACACTTGATTTTTGGAATCATTATTGGTCATTTTTCATCAGAAGAGTTTGAAATTTACAATTCAAATACTTCTGAATTTCACAAACGAATCATTCAAATCACAGTTCAAAGAATTCAAGATACTTTTTTAAAATGA
- a CDS encoding DUF4212 domain-containing protein — translation MSNTNNAKKYWKENIRYLSVLLIIWFLVSYGCGILFREELNQFRLGGFKLGFWFAQQGSIYVFVILIFVYVRLMNKLDKKYGYDEK, via the coding sequence ATGTCAAATACAAACAATGCAAAAAAATATTGGAAAGAAAATATTAGATATCTTTCAGTATTACTAATTATCTGGTTTTTAGTTTCTTATGGATGTGGAATTTTATTCCGAGAGGAGTTGAATCAATTTAGATTGGGTGGTTTTAAACTCGGTTTTTGGTTCGCACAACAAGGCTCAATCTACGTATTCGTTATTCTTATTTTCGTTTATGTTCGATTGATGAATAAATTAGATAAAAAATACGGTTACGACGAAAAGTAA